Proteins encoded within one genomic window of Pectobacterium araliae:
- the pepT gene encoding peptidase T has product MTDSLAHQLSNRFYRYLAVTSQSDARSTTLPSTPEQHEMARLLADELRALGLQDVVIDEHATVTAVKPGNCPSAPRIGFITHIDTVDVGLSPHIHPQTLRFSGKDLCLNTEQDIWLRTAQHPEILPYVGQDIIFSDGTSVLGADNKAAVTVVMTLMENLTDATPHGDIVVAFVPDEEIGLRGAKALDLKRFDVDFAYTIDCCELGEVVYENFNAASAEIRFTGVPAHPMSAKGVLVNPLLMAHDFISQFDRQQTPEQTEGREGYVWFNDLTANANEAKLKASIRDFDLATFEQRKQQIAAFAEKIGAQYPTGSVTYTLTDIYSNISNAITDDRRAIDLLFAALDTLGIEPKVTPMRGGTDGAALSAKGLLTPNFFTGAHNFHSRFEFLPVPSFVKSYEVALNLCLLAAK; this is encoded by the coding sequence ATGACCGACAGTCTGGCTCATCAACTCAGCAACCGTTTTTACCGTTATCTCGCCGTCACCAGCCAAAGCGATGCCCGTTCGACAACATTGCCCAGTACGCCGGAACAACATGAAATGGCACGACTGCTGGCGGATGAGTTACGCGCGCTGGGTCTACAGGATGTCGTGATTGATGAGCACGCTACCGTGACGGCCGTGAAGCCAGGCAACTGCCCCTCCGCCCCGCGTATCGGTTTTATTACCCATATCGATACGGTTGACGTTGGCCTGTCGCCGCATATTCACCCGCAAACGCTGCGCTTTAGCGGAAAAGACCTGTGTCTGAACACCGAACAGGACATCTGGCTGCGCACGGCGCAACACCCGGAAATTCTGCCGTATGTTGGGCAGGACATTATTTTTAGCGACGGCACCAGCGTACTCGGCGCGGACAACAAGGCTGCTGTTACCGTGGTGATGACGCTCATGGAGAACCTGACCGACGCGACGCCACACGGCGATATCGTAGTGGCTTTCGTGCCGGATGAAGAGATTGGGCTGCGTGGTGCGAAAGCACTCGATCTCAAACGCTTTGATGTCGATTTCGCCTACACCATCGACTGCTGCGAGCTGGGTGAAGTAGTGTATGAGAACTTCAATGCCGCCTCAGCGGAAATTCGCTTTACCGGCGTACCCGCGCATCCGATGTCGGCGAAAGGCGTGCTGGTCAATCCGTTGCTCATGGCGCACGACTTTATCAGCCAGTTCGATCGCCAGCAGACACCAGAACAGACAGAAGGACGCGAGGGCTATGTCTGGTTTAACGATCTGACGGCGAATGCCAATGAAGCGAAGCTCAAAGCTTCAATTCGGGATTTTGATTTAGCCACGTTTGAACAGCGGAAGCAGCAGATCGCCGCGTTCGCAGAGAAGATTGGCGCGCAGTACCCGACGGGCAGCGTGACCTACACCCTCACCGATATCTACAGCAATATCAGCAACGCCATCACTGACGATCGCCGAGCTATCGACCTGCTGTTTGCCGCACTTGACACGCTGGGCATTGAACCCAAGGTGACACCCATGCGCGGCGGCACGGACGGTGCAGCACTGTCCGCCAAAGGATTGCTGACGCCAAACTTTTTCACTGGCGCACACAATTTCCACTCACGCTTTGAGTTTCTTCCTGTGCCATCGTTTGTGAAATCGTATGAAGTGGCATTGAATTTATGCCTACTGGCGGCGAAATAA
- the rhlE gene encoding ATP-dependent RNA helicase RhlE: MSFDSLGLSADILRAIDEQGYRDPTPVQRQAIPVVLEGRDLMASAQTGTGKTAGFTLPLLQLLTSREAQHKGKGRRPVRALILTPTRELAAQIDENVKAYSKYLSLRSLVVFGGVSINPQMMKLRGGVDILVATPGRLLDLEHQRAVDLSQIEILVLDEADRMLDMGFIHDIRRVLAKLPAKRQNLLFSATFSDEIKALANKLLTHPASVEVVRRNTPSELVTQHVHFVDKRRKRELLSQLIGENNWQQVLVFTRTKHGANHLAELLEKDGITAAAIHGNKSQGARTRALANFKDGSIRVLVATDIAARGLDIDQLPHVVNYELPNVPEDYVHRIGRTGRAEATGEALSLVCVDEHKLLRDIERLLKREIPRIAIEGYEPDPSIKAEPIVNGRQGNRGGGGGARNAAPRAQSGAPRGQSERSERSQGQGERRPADGNRQPRKAGGNSDSPWATGGKGKGGGEGQRRAPRPQNRSKPADK, from the coding sequence ATGTCATTTGATTCTCTCGGCCTGAGTGCCGATATTCTGCGCGCGATTGATGAGCAGGGTTATCGCGATCCTACTCCTGTTCAGCGTCAGGCGATTCCTGTCGTGCTGGAAGGGCGCGATTTAATGGCCAGCGCCCAAACGGGTACGGGTAAAACGGCGGGCTTTACGCTGCCGTTATTACAATTGCTGACCAGCCGTGAAGCGCAGCACAAAGGGAAAGGTCGTCGTCCGGTACGCGCACTGATCCTGACGCCAACCCGTGAACTGGCTGCGCAGATTGATGAAAATGTGAAGGCGTATAGCAAGTATCTGAGCCTGCGCTCACTGGTCGTATTTGGCGGCGTGAGCATTAACCCACAGATGATGAAGCTGCGTGGTGGCGTGGATATTCTGGTGGCGACACCGGGGCGTCTGCTCGATCTGGAGCATCAGCGTGCCGTTGACCTGTCACAGATTGAAATTCTGGTGCTGGATGAAGCGGACCGTATGCTGGATATGGGCTTCATTCACGACATTCGCCGTGTACTGGCGAAGCTGCCTGCTAAGCGTCAAAACCTGCTGTTCTCCGCGACCTTCTCTGATGAGATCAAAGCGCTGGCGAACAAGCTGCTGACCCATCCGGCGTCGGTTGAGGTTGTGCGTCGTAATACGCCGTCTGAACTGGTTACGCAGCATGTGCATTTTGTTGATAAGCGCCGCAAGCGTGAACTGCTGTCGCAGTTGATTGGTGAAAATAACTGGCAGCAGGTGCTGGTCTTTACCCGCACCAAACATGGCGCTAACCATCTGGCTGAGCTGCTGGAAAAAGACGGTATTACCGCGGCGGCTATTCACGGTAACAAAAGTCAGGGTGCGCGTACTCGCGCGCTGGCAAACTTCAAAGACGGCAGCATTCGTGTGCTGGTCGCAACGGATATCGCCGCGCGTGGTCTGGATATCGACCAACTGCCGCACGTGGTGAACTATGAGCTGCCAAACGTGCCGGAAGATTACGTTCACCGTATTGGTCGTACCGGTCGTGCGGAAGCGACGGGTGAAGCGCTGTCGCTGGTCTGTGTGGATGAGCACAAACTGCTGCGTGACATCGAGCGTTTGCTGAAGCGTGAAATTCCGCGTATCGCTATCGAAGGCTACGAGCCGGATCCGTCCATCAAGGCAGAACCGATTGTGAATGGTCGTCAGGGCAACCGTGGCGGCGGCGGTGGCGCGCGTAACGCAGCACCGCGCGCGCAATCAGGTGCACCACGCGGTCAGTCCGAGCGCAGCGAACGTAGTCAGGGTCAGGGCGAACGCCGTCCGGCCGATGGCAATCGCCAGCCGCGTAAAGCGGGCGGTAATAGCGATAGTCCTTGGGCTACTGGCGGAAAAGGCAAGGGTGGCGGTGAAGGTCAGCGCCGTGCACCACGCCCGCAAAACCGCAGTAAGCCAGCGGACAAGTAA
- a CDS encoding FecCD family ABC transporter permease: MGKVYTVRVGRVSRQIDRRTSAVALSLLLVLLAVVFLSLSLGEVVLSPVQVMSALLGKADSGVHFIVNDLRLPRALLALLVGGALAISGLILQSIVRNPLASPDILGITSGASAAAVFFLSFLATTISQRWLPVAAMGGAWITAVAIYLLAWKQGASPLRLVLVGVGLSAIMGAAVTMMLVFSPIGTTLTAYVWLTGSIYGAQWQHVSALAGWLLLGAPFLVGLARHVNVHELDDALACGVGQSVGRIRLALLTLSVALAGAAIAYAGAMAFVGLLAPHIAKKLASRSFPGLALVSALTGGLLVMVADLLGRTAFLPLDLPAGIFISVLGTPFFIYLLLRQRY, encoded by the coding sequence ATGGGTAAGGTGTATACCGTGCGCGTGGGAAGGGTATCGCGCCAGATTGATCGCCGCACGTCTGCGGTGGCGTTGTCGCTCCTGCTGGTGTTGCTAGCGGTGGTGTTCCTCTCGCTGTCGCTGGGCGAGGTAGTGCTGTCGCCCGTGCAGGTGATGTCGGCGCTGCTGGGAAAAGCAGACAGCGGCGTACACTTTATCGTCAACGACCTGCGGTTGCCGCGTGCGTTGCTGGCGCTACTGGTGGGTGGCGCGCTGGCGATATCCGGCTTGATTCTGCAAAGCATTGTGCGTAACCCGCTGGCGTCGCCGGATATTCTGGGGATTACTAGCGGCGCATCGGCAGCAGCGGTATTCTTCCTCTCGTTTCTGGCAACGACGATAAGCCAGCGCTGGCTCCCTGTGGCAGCAATGGGTGGGGCGTGGATCACCGCTGTTGCCATTTATCTGCTGGCCTGGAAACAAGGCGCATCGCCGCTGCGACTGGTATTGGTCGGCGTTGGGTTGTCCGCTATTATGGGTGCGGCGGTGACCATGATGCTGGTGTTTAGCCCGATAGGCACCACGCTGACGGCCTATGTCTGGCTGACGGGCAGTATTTATGGCGCACAGTGGCAGCATGTGTCGGCGCTGGCGGGTTGGTTGCTGCTTGGCGCACCGTTTTTAGTGGGGCTGGCGCGACATGTTAATGTCCACGAGCTGGATGACGCGCTGGCCTGCGGTGTCGGGCAATCTGTCGGGCGCATCCGGCTCGCGCTGTTGACGCTGAGTGTCGCGCTGGCAGGAGCTGCGATTGCCTATGCGGGCGCGATGGCATTTGTCGGCCTGCTGGCTCCGCATATTGCGAAAAAGTTGGCGAGCCGTTCATTCCCCGGACTGGCGTTGGTGTCGGCGCTGACGGGCGGATTACTGGTGATGGTGGCCGATTTACTTGGCCGCACGGCATTCCTACCGTTGGATCTGCCTGCTGGCATTTTTATCTCCGTACTTGGGACGCCTTTCTTTATCTACTTATTGCTTCGGCAACGTTACTGA
- a CDS encoding iron ABC transporter permease, translated as MRKCIVTAVGVVLLLLSIAASLMLGQTTISLSAVFNALFHYDPQQIDHILVLTTRLSRTVIAIVVGASLAVAGALMQALTRNPLASPGIFGINAGAMFAIVLLSSLFTFSSQIALAWTAYLGAAVAGVMVYVLGTLGNARSSHLRIVLAGAAISALFISFTQALLVINQDGLDSMLFWLAGSVSGRSLSMLLPLLPYFVIALFLALLLARHLNILVAGDEIAKGLGQRTALVRALSGLCVIGLAGGAVAIAGNIGFVGLIVPHIVRRVLSADHRWLLPGCAIFGATLLLLADVASRLLIVPQEVPVGAMTALLGAPFFIYLARRGMRHG; from the coding sequence ATGAGAAAATGCATCGTGACGGCAGTGGGTGTCGTATTACTGCTGCTGAGTATTGCCGCTAGTCTGATGTTGGGGCAAACGACGATTTCGCTTAGCGCGGTATTCAACGCGCTGTTCCATTACGATCCGCAGCAGATCGATCACATTTTGGTGCTGACGACCCGCCTGTCGCGGACGGTGATTGCCATCGTTGTCGGTGCCAGCCTTGCTGTTGCCGGCGCGCTAATGCAGGCGCTGACGCGCAACCCGCTGGCCTCGCCGGGGATATTTGGCATTAATGCGGGAGCCATGTTTGCCATCGTCCTGCTGTCTTCGCTATTTACCTTTTCCTCGCAGATCGCGCTGGCGTGGACGGCCTATCTGGGCGCGGCCGTTGCTGGCGTTATGGTGTACGTGCTGGGAACGCTGGGCAATGCTCGTTCCAGCCACTTACGTATTGTGCTGGCCGGAGCCGCCATTAGCGCGCTGTTTATTTCGTTTACGCAGGCGTTGCTGGTGATCAATCAGGACGGGCTGGACAGCATGCTGTTCTGGCTGGCCGGGTCGGTGTCCGGCCGTAGTCTGTCGATGCTGTTACCGCTCCTGCCGTACTTTGTTATCGCGCTATTCCTCGCGCTGCTGCTGGCGCGTCACCTGAATATTCTGGTAGCAGGCGACGAGATTGCCAAAGGGCTGGGACAGCGAACGGCGTTGGTGCGTGCGCTGTCCGGGCTGTGCGTGATCGGGTTGGCGGGCGGCGCGGTGGCAATAGCCGGAAATATCGGTTTTGTCGGGCTGATCGTGCCGCATATTGTGCGCCGCGTGCTGTCTGCCGATCACCGCTGGCTGCTGCCCGGCTGCGCTATTTTCGGTGCCACGCTGTTGCTGCTGGCTGATGTCGCCTCGCGTCTGCTGATCGTGCCGCAGGAAGTGCCAGTCGGGGCAATGACTGCGCTGCTGGGGGCACCCTTCTTCATTTATCTGGCGAGAAGGGGAATGCGGCATGGGTAA
- a CDS encoding ABC transporter substrate-binding protein has protein sequence MKKAGIRFTLAALTLAVASAASANTLVYCSEGSPENFNPQLYTSGTSVDASAVPIYNRLVDFKVGTTDLVPSLAERWDISADGRIYTFHLRKGVKFQSNKYFKPSRDFTADDVIFSFMRQKDPQHPYHSVSKGTYANFESLSFSSLIQSIEKVDDHTVRFTLSHAEAPFLADLAWYFASILSAEYADAMLKAGTPERVDMEPIGTGPFELAQYQKDSRILFKAFPAYWEGKAKLDRLIFTITPDASVRYAKLEKNECQVMPFPNPADLPRMKENRDIVLMQKAGLNTGFLSFNTQKAPTDNVKVRQALTMAINKPAIIEAVFQGTGTAAKNLLPPGVWSADSDLKDYGYDPEKAKALLKEVGLAEGTAIELWAMPVQRPYNPNARRMSEMIQADWAKVGVQAKIVTFEWGEYLKRVKGGEHQAALMGWTTATGDPDNFFGPLFTCTAANGGSNSAKWCYAPFDKLITDARASQDHPQRIELYKQAQQMMHDQAPAVMIAHSTIFEPVRKEVTGYEVDPFGKHIFYQVDVKK, from the coding sequence ATGAAAAAAGCAGGAATACGATTCACATTGGCAGCGTTAACGCTGGCAGTCGCTTCAGCGGCCTCGGCGAATACGCTGGTGTATTGCTCGGAAGGATCGCCGGAAAACTTTAACCCGCAACTTTATACTTCTGGCACCAGCGTGGATGCTAGCGCGGTACCGATTTATAACCGTCTGGTGGATTTCAAGGTGGGCACCACGGATCTGGTGCCGAGTCTGGCGGAGCGCTGGGACATCAGCGCTGATGGGCGCATCTATACCTTCCATTTGCGCAAAGGCGTGAAATTCCAGAGCAATAAATACTTCAAACCTTCGCGTGATTTTACCGCTGACGACGTCATTTTCTCCTTCATGCGGCAAAAAGATCCGCAGCATCCTTACCACAGCGTCTCGAAAGGGACCTATGCCAATTTTGAAAGCTTATCCTTTAGCTCACTGATTCAGAGCATCGAGAAAGTGGATGACCACACGGTGCGCTTTACGCTCTCCCATGCCGAAGCGCCGTTTCTGGCTGATTTAGCCTGGTACTTCGCGTCAATTCTCTCTGCGGAATATGCCGATGCGATGCTCAAAGCCGGCACGCCGGAGCGCGTGGATATGGAACCGATTGGCACCGGACCTTTTGAATTAGCGCAGTATCAGAAAGATTCGCGCATTCTATTTAAGGCGTTCCCCGCTTATTGGGAAGGCAAGGCTAAGCTGGATCGGTTGATCTTCACTATCACGCCGGATGCCTCCGTGCGGTACGCCAAGTTGGAAAAGAATGAGTGTCAGGTGATGCCGTTCCCTAATCCTGCCGACCTGCCGCGCATGAAAGAAAACAGGGACATCGTGCTGATGCAAAAGGCCGGGCTGAACACCGGCTTCCTGTCGTTCAATACCCAGAAGGCACCGACGGATAATGTGAAAGTGCGGCAGGCGTTAACGATGGCGATTAACAAGCCGGCGATTATCGAAGCCGTTTTTCAGGGAACCGGAACGGCGGCGAAAAATCTGCTGCCGCCGGGCGTCTGGAGTGCCGATAGCGACCTGAAAGATTATGGCTACGATCCCGAGAAGGCGAAGGCATTGCTGAAAGAAGTGGGTTTGGCGGAAGGCACTGCCATCGAGCTGTGGGCGATGCCGGTGCAGCGTCCGTATAACCCGAACGCCCGCCGTATGTCTGAGATGATTCAAGCCGACTGGGCGAAAGTCGGCGTACAGGCGAAGATTGTCACCTTCGAGTGGGGCGAATACTTGAAAAGGGTGAAAGGCGGTGAACATCAGGCGGCATTGATGGGTTGGACAACGGCGACGGGCGATCCTGATAACTTCTTCGGGCCGCTTTTTACCTGCACGGCGGCTAACGGCGGCTCCAACTCGGCAAAATGGTGCTACGCACCGTTTGATAAACTCATTACCGACGCGCGTGCTTCACAGGATCACCCGCAGCGAATCGAGCTATACAAGCAGGCGCAGCAGATGATGCACGATCAGGCTCCGGCCGTTATGATTGCGCATTCCACCATCTTTGAGCCAGTCCGTAAGGAAGTGACGGGGTATGAAGTCGACCCGTTCGGTAAGCATATTTTCTATCAGGTCGATGTGAAGAAATAA
- a CDS encoding TonB-dependent receptor, translated as MRILLALMPCVLIAPAYAQDDTAKKGEASGDEMVITASRSNIQQQKAPQVVTVITKEQIEQQMQVTSDSSQILSNLLPSFSPSRQKMSGSGETFRGRAALVMIDGIPQSNPLRPTGREMHTVDYSMVERIEVIHGANATNGMGATGGVINIITRRPENGSFNQHINVQTTLPTEKIRGETASYKTTYRVDGREDYLDYLFSIGYENQGLYLDGNNRPVGVDNTQGDTMDSRAYDLLAKVGYWLDDYQRVQLSVNRYHIKGENNYLSVDGIRDQGIPTTSVRGTPPGEAPNNSIWTTGLTYEHHDLAGMKLSALVFNQRYEALFGATISNTFQDPAIAPRGTLYEQSRSVANKYGTKLALTKDDLLDDTLKVTVGFDTLYDKGKQDLYLTKRTYVPEMEYTNYSPFIQGEYQLLDNVTLHAGVRHEIAKLQVNDYQTLASNNSVTVQGGSPKFNETLYNAGIVYAATDSLSLFANYSEGFGMPDVGRALRSINRTGVSLKNFDGFKPIVTDNVETGFRFKRDKFDLEASYYESKSKLGERVRESGGVFLSDRQRTQIRGVEVTAGYQINEQHKVNASYAHSEGKYDNDGDGKVDKKFNGLDIAPDRLITSWSANWNDQWSSFVQANYAFGRSFDDAGMAFDGYLLMDAAVGYKLPHGRLNVAVANLLDKQYITYYSQAGLVNDTRYFSGRGRTVTLGYSIDF; from the coding sequence ATGCGCATTTTACTCGCATTGATGCCATGCGTGCTGATTGCTCCGGCGTATGCACAAGATGATACAGCCAAAAAGGGTGAGGCGAGCGGTGATGAGATGGTGATTACCGCCTCGCGTTCGAACATCCAGCAGCAGAAAGCACCACAGGTGGTCACGGTGATTACCAAAGAGCAAATTGAGCAGCAGATGCAGGTCACCTCTGACTCATCGCAAATTCTGAGTAACCTGCTGCCTTCGTTCTCCCCCAGCCGGCAGAAAATGAGTGGCAGCGGTGAAACCTTCCGCGGTCGTGCGGCGTTGGTGATGATCGACGGTATTCCGCAATCCAACCCGTTGCGTCCGACCGGACGTGAGATGCATACCGTTGACTACTCGATGGTCGAACGTATTGAAGTGATTCATGGTGCCAACGCCACCAACGGAATGGGGGCGACGGGGGGAGTGATTAATATCATCACCCGGCGGCCGGAAAACGGTTCGTTTAATCAGCACATCAATGTGCAAACCACGCTGCCCACGGAGAAGATTCGCGGCGAAACTGCCAGTTATAAAACCACCTATCGGGTCGACGGGCGCGAGGATTACCTCGATTATCTGTTCTCAATTGGCTATGAGAATCAGGGGTTGTATTTGGACGGCAACAATCGACCTGTCGGCGTGGATAACACGCAGGGCGATACCATGGATTCTCGCGCTTACGATCTGCTCGCGAAAGTGGGGTACTGGCTGGATGACTATCAGCGCGTTCAACTGAGCGTAAATCGCTATCACATCAAAGGTGAAAATAACTACCTGAGCGTGGACGGTATCCGTGATCAGGGTATTCCTACCACGTCAGTACGCGGCACACCGCCGGGTGAGGCACCGAATAACAGTATCTGGACGACGGGGCTGACTTATGAGCATCACGATCTGGCGGGGATGAAGCTGTCCGCACTGGTGTTTAATCAACGCTATGAAGCGCTGTTTGGCGCAACGATTTCAAATACGTTTCAAGATCCCGCGATTGCTCCCCGGGGTACGCTTTATGAGCAATCTCGATCCGTTGCTAACAAATATGGCACTAAATTGGCGTTGACTAAAGACGACTTGCTGGATGACACGCTGAAAGTCACGGTGGGTTTCGATACGCTGTACGATAAGGGCAAGCAGGACCTCTACCTGACCAAGCGAACCTATGTGCCGGAGATGGAATACACCAACTATTCGCCGTTTATTCAGGGCGAATATCAACTGCTGGATAACGTTACGCTACACGCGGGCGTACGCCATGAAATTGCTAAACTCCAGGTCAACGATTATCAAACACTGGCGTCTAACAACAGCGTTACGGTACAAGGCGGTAGCCCGAAATTTAATGAAACGCTGTATAACGCCGGTATCGTCTATGCCGCGACGGATTCACTCAGCCTGTTTGCTAACTACTCGGAAGGGTTTGGAATGCCGGACGTGGGTCGCGCGCTGCGTTCCATCAACCGTACGGGGGTTAGCCTGAAAAATTTTGACGGTTTTAAGCCGATTGTGACGGATAACGTAGAGACGGGGTTCCGTTTTAAACGGGATAAGTTTGATCTTGAAGCTAGCTACTATGAGTCCAAATCGAAACTGGGTGAGCGTGTTAGAGAGAGCGGTGGTGTATTTTTGTCCGATCGTCAGCGTACGCAGATTCGTGGTGTGGAAGTGACTGCGGGTTATCAGATCAACGAGCAGCATAAAGTTAATGCCTCCTACGCGCACAGTGAAGGGAAGTATGACAACGACGGTGATGGTAAAGTGGATAAAAAATTCAATGGTCTGGATATCGCGCCGGATCGCCTGATCACCAGTTGGTCGGCGAACTGGAATGACCAATGGAGTTCGTTCGTGCAGGCGAATTATGCCTTTGGCCGCAGTTTTGACGATGCGGGTATGGCGTTTGACGGTTACCTGTTGATGGATGCGGCGGTGGGCTACAAACTGCCGCATGGTCGCCTCAACGTTGCGGTGGCTAACCTGCTGGATAAACAGTACATCACCTACTATTCGCAGGCGGGGCTTGTTAATGATACGCGCTATTTCTCTGGGCGCGGCCGCACGGTAACGCTGGGTTATTCGATTGATTTCTAA
- a CDS encoding iron-siderophore ABC transporter substrate-binding protein produces MISKLNRFNTVFNSATRQRLTLAVLLSFLLVTLAQAAEPPRQIRHALGVTSVTGTPLRIVTLFQGATDSAVALGIKPIGVVESWTEKPIYRYLRPALQGVTQVGLETQPSLETIALLKPDLIVASTFRHEKIYGLLSQIAPTIALDKVSEFKDTVQMMGVALNREDKANEILSHWDRRVDSLRDQLKARFGERWPLSVSILEFREDHLRTYLPASFAGSVLSEIGFVWSRPESYTSGVMQKLTSKESIPVVDADLFFVLLRSDKPAVAQNYRDWQAHPLWQRLHAPQQQQVYPVDNVAWSLSGGILGANNMLDDIERQFAGKAETAGKKSDITKESQTR; encoded by the coding sequence TTGATTTCTAAGCTTAACCGATTTAACACCGTCTTCAATTCAGCAACACGGCAGCGTTTGACGCTGGCCGTGTTGTTGTCTTTTTTACTGGTGACGTTGGCGCAGGCGGCGGAACCACCGCGTCAGATTCGGCATGCGCTGGGTGTGACCTCGGTAACAGGGACGCCGCTGCGTATCGTGACGCTGTTTCAGGGGGCGACCGACTCTGCCGTCGCGCTGGGAATCAAGCCAATTGGCGTGGTGGAATCGTGGACGGAGAAGCCGATTTATCGCTACCTTCGTCCCGCCTTGCAGGGTGTCACGCAGGTTGGGCTGGAAACGCAGCCCAGTCTGGAAACCATCGCGCTACTCAAACCTGACCTCATCGTGGCGTCGACGTTTCGGCATGAGAAAATCTACGGTCTGCTGTCGCAGATCGCGCCGACGATTGCGCTGGACAAGGTGTCTGAATTTAAGGACACGGTGCAGATGATGGGCGTAGCACTGAACCGGGAAGATAAGGCGAACGAGATTTTATCCCATTGGGATCGGCGCGTGGATTCCCTGCGCGACCAGCTGAAAGCGCGGTTTGGCGAACGCTGGCCGCTCAGCGTGTCTATCCTTGAATTCCGTGAAGATCACCTGCGTACCTATCTGCCCGCCAGTTTCGCTGGATCGGTGCTGTCGGAAATCGGTTTTGTCTGGTCGCGGCCGGAAAGCTACACGTCAGGCGTGATGCAAAAGCTTACGAGTAAAGAGAGCATTCCGGTGGTGGATGCCGATCTGTTCTTTGTGTTGCTGCGGTCAGACAAGCCTGCGGTAGCGCAGAACTATCGTGACTGGCAGGCTCATCCGCTCTGGCAGCGGCTGCATGCGCCTCAGCAGCAACAGGTTTATCCGGTGGATAACGTAGCCTGGAGCCTGTCTGGCGGTATTTTGGGCGCGAATAATATGCTGGATGATATCGAACGGCAGTTTGCTGGCAAAGCTGAAACTGCGGGTAAAAAAAGCGATATCACCAAGGAGAGCCAGACGCGATGA
- a CDS encoding antitoxin Xre-like helix-turn-helix domain-containing protein codes for MKTFSLSTTQTKPPRLWQVAGLNHSDGVALLGQISEGLEGNVANLIADWAKITQNDLRKMSGIPSTTFSRSVKARFSADQSERLVRIIRAIDRAVDLFEDADAPACRADPGSLHANANRCA; via the coding sequence ATGAAGACATTTAGCCTATCCACGACTCAGACCAAGCCGCCTCGTTTGTGGCAGGTGGCCGGATTAAATCATTCGGATGGTGTCGCGCTTCTGGGACAGATTAGCGAAGGCCTTGAGGGCAATGTTGCTAACCTTATCGCTGACTGGGCGAAGATAACGCAAAACGACCTGCGTAAAATGTCCGGCATTCCGTCAACGACGTTTAGCCGCAGTGTCAAAGCGAGATTTAGCGCGGATCAAAGCGAACGGCTGGTGCGTATCATCCGTGCTATTGATCGGGCGGTAGACCTGTTCGAGGACGCTGATGCACCTGCATGCCGCGCAGATCCTGGATCATTACACGCTAATGCGAATCGATGTGCCTGA
- a CDS encoding ABC transporter ATP-binding protein, with the protein MLENVLPTHVPPTDQEAIASQSLTLSYEKQVVIDALDITLPARKISVLVGSNGCGKSTLLKSFARLLKPTSGTIIVNGADIHRQSTVEVAKSLAILPQTPTAPEGLTVYQLVKMGRYPHQSWLKQWSETDEEKVLQALRSTGVLALKDRAVDSLSGGQRQRVWIAMTLAQDTDIVLLDEPTTYLDLAHQMEVLDLLRELNAQQHKTIVMVLHDLNLACRYAHHMVAVHNRTVFAQGNPRDILTEATVKTVFNLNCRIIDDPFFGTPLCIPFGREAAATEATGDVG; encoded by the coding sequence ATGCTAGAGAATGTGTTGCCGACACACGTGCCCCCAACTGACCAAGAGGCGATTGCCAGCCAGTCGCTGACGCTGAGTTACGAAAAACAGGTCGTGATTGATGCGCTGGATATCACGCTGCCAGCCCGGAAAATTTCGGTGTTGGTGGGCAGTAACGGCTGCGGCAAGAGCACATTATTGAAGTCGTTTGCTCGTCTGCTGAAACCCACGAGTGGGACGATTATTGTCAACGGGGCGGATATTCATCGACAGTCCACCGTTGAGGTGGCGAAGTCACTGGCGATTCTTCCGCAAACGCCGACCGCGCCGGAAGGGCTGACGGTCTATCAACTGGTAAAAATGGGGCGCTACCCGCATCAGTCATGGTTGAAGCAGTGGTCGGAAACGGACGAAGAAAAAGTGCTTCAGGCGTTGCGCAGCACCGGCGTGCTGGCATTAAAGGATCGTGCGGTGGATTCGTTGTCCGGCGGGCAGCGCCAGCGTGTCTGGATCGCGATGACGCTGGCGCAGGATACCGATATCGTTCTGCTGGATGAACCGACGACCTACCTCGATCTGGCGCATCAGATGGAAGTGCTGGATTTGTTGCGGGAACTGAACGCGCAGCAGCACAAAACCATCGTGATGGTGCTGCATGATTTGAATCTGGCGTGTCGCTACGCACATCACATGGTGGCGGTACATAACCGGACGGTGTTTGCGCAGGGCAATCCGCGTGACATTCTCACGGAAGCCACGGTAAAAACGGTGTTTAACCTGAACTGCCGCATCATTGACGATCCGTTCTTCGGCACGCCGCTGTGCATTCCATTTGGACGTGAAGCGGCAGCGACGGAGGCTACAGGCGATGTCGGCTAA